GAAAGGGAGGATTCCAGGCATGGATAGCATAATGTATACTCCCGTAGATCAGGTAGCCGAACAGGAAACCGGGGAAGAACACGTAGGCAATATTTTGCATAAGGAGGTACATAACGCCAAATATGGATGCGGCTAACAGGATGCTCGGAACAGGTGGCATAAACAGCCGTTGCCTGTCCCGCGGGTATTCATGGTGATTACCATGGATCATATAGGCCAGTTTCTTTAACCTGGGATTTTCGCTGACCATATGAAAAACGAAACGGTGCATCATGTATTCGAAAAAGGTCCAGAATAAAAGTGCTCCCGCAAATAAGCATGCAATGGTTCCCGCCGCAAACCATAATACGGCATAACTATAATAGATCATATAGATGATCAGGGGAAGGTACATGCCCCAGATGATAAGCGGATGTGTTTTGGTCAGCATCTCCAGGTACCTGCTTTCAAATAACCTGGCCTGACCTTTATTTTTGATCTTCCGTAATTCCATCTTTATTCCTTTTTTGCATTCAACAGCCGTTTCAGGGCCAGTATGATCACTAATATCAGCATCGGCTTTTTGATGGCAAAAATGCAGGGGCAGGCCCTTTACACAAGAGAATTTCCCTTGAGTTGCAGGATTAAGACCTTGAAATGTAAAATGGAGGTATTCAGTTGTGGGACTTTTGGGATTATTGTTTAGGAATAATGGCAGTGGCTTCAATCTCCATCAATAGATCTTCCCGGAACAATCTGCTAACCTGTACCAATGTACTGGTGGGAGGGTTGGTGGTATTGATGAACTGGTTCCTGGCATTCCGGATCTCCTCGATCCTGGAAACATCCAGGGTAAAGTATCCCAGTTTTACAAGATGGTTCATCGTGCCACCGTTGGCTTCCAAAATACTTTTGATGTTGCGGAATACCTGTTCTGTTTGTTTTCCGATATCTCCTTTGCCTACCAGGTTACCTTCTTTATCAAATGCAACCTGACCTGCGATGATCACCATGGTACAGGTGCCTAGGTCTATCACTGCTGCATGAGAATAACTTCTGGGTGTGGCAAGGGAGGGAGGGTTCATTAGTTTTACTGTTTGTGAAAAGGAAGAGAATGACAGTAATAATAATGGAAGAAATAAGGCCTTTTTCATATAGCTGGGTTTTAGATAATAAAACTAAGGAAAATCCCTGTTGAGGCAATTGTACTGGTTTGGACGTATGAATTGATTATTGTATTTTGTATAAGCGTGTACCCCTTATCTAAACTTCTAAATCCTGTACTATTATGGAAACTTCTAAAACTATCTTATTCGTGACGGGCGCATTTGTCACCCACCATTGCTGGGACGAGTGGAGAGCGTATTTTGAAAGCAAAGGATATAAAACATTAGCCCCGGCCTGGCCCTTTAAAGATGGTGATGCCCCCAGCCTCCGTAGCAGACAGCCTAATGATGTTGATCTGGCTACTTTAACCTTAAAAGAAGTGATCGATTCTTATGCGAATGTGGCGAAGTCTTTACCTGAAAAACCCGTCATTATCGGGCATTCGCTGGGAGGACTGATGACCCAGATCCTGCTCAACCGGGATCTGGCTTCAAAAGCAGTCGCCATTCATCCTGTACCGCCGCTGGGTGTTTTCCCTTATGAATTTTCTTTTCTGAAAGCCGGTTGGAAATCGCTGGGTTTGTTCACTTCGCTGAAGAAAACCTATATGATGTCTTTTAAAGACTGGCAGTATGCTTTTGTGAACGGGCAGCCTTTGGAAGAGCAACAGGCGGCTTATGAAAAGCTCACTGTTCCTGAATCCAAAACGGTGGCCAGGGGAGGATTAAGCAGTGCCGCCAAAGTTGACTGGGATAAACCGCATGCCCCTTTGCTGATCACTTCCGGCAGCTGGGATAACATCATCCCTGCACATCTGAATGCCAGGAACTTTAAACGGTACAAAAAGAACGGGTCTGTGCTGGAGTATAAAGAGTTTGCAGGCAGGAATCATAATGTGTTAGGGCAACCCGGCTGGCAGGGAGATGCGGATTATGTGCTGGATTGGATACAAAAACACTGAACATATAAACGGGAAGGGCATCTGAAATTTAATGGCGCTCTTCCCTGTTTTCAATCAGGTTTAAAATTCCTGGCTTTTTCTTCTTCTCTTATTCTCGCTTCCTCAAAATACTTCTGCAGCGTCATCTTATGTTGTTCGAATTTTTCCGGCAGCAGTTCCAGGCTTTTGATCCTGTCCAGCCGGAAAGCCCTGTAATCTTTCCGTAGTTCACAGTATGCCATCACCAGCCAGTTTTCCTGCGCACTGTTATAAAGGCCGAAGGGCTGGATCTTCCTTTCCGTGCTTTCATCTGTTTCCGGGCTGTAATAGCTGATCTTCGTAACGTTGAAGTTGGTGAGGGCCAGTTGCAGTTGTGAGAGGTATTTACTGGTCTTTACTTCCTCGTAGTTGTTTTTATAAATGATACGGGAAGAAAGGAGATCTACTTTATCTTTTGTATGGTGGGGGAGTACAGACCTGATCTTGTTAATAGCGGCGGTATACTCTTTTGCAAAAGAGGCATCTTTATCTTTGAGGATGAATTGTTCTGCCGTAATGAGGGCGTTGGCTTCTGTTTCTGTGAACATCACCGGCGGGAGGCGGTATCCTTCCATAATGGAATATCCTTTTCCTTCTTCCGTGAGAATAGGTACCCCGGCCTGCTCAAGGGCTTTAATATCCCGGTAGATGGTCCTTACAC
This DNA window, taken from Chitinophaga niabensis, encodes the following:
- a CDS encoding sterol desaturase family protein codes for the protein MELRKIKNKGQARLFESRYLEMLTKTHPLIIWGMYLPLIIYMIYYSYAVLWFAAGTIACLFAGALLFWTFFEYMMHRFVFHMVSENPRLKKLAYMIHGNHHEYPRDRQRLFMPPVPSILLAASIFGVMYLLMQNIAYVFFPGFLFGYLIYGSIHYAIHAWNPPFPFMKPLWRNHHLHHYKSDEKGFGVSTSLWDRMFGTFFD
- a CDS encoding RidA family protein; its protein translation is MKKALFLPLLLLSFSSFSQTVKLMNPPSLATPRSYSHAAVIDLGTCTMVIIAGQVAFDKEGNLVGKGDIGKQTEQVFRNIKSILEANGGTMNHLVKLGYFTLDVSRIEEIRNARNQFINTTNPPTSTLVQVSRLFREDLLMEIEATAIIPKQ
- a CDS encoding alpha/beta hydrolase, with translation METSKTILFVTGAFVTHHCWDEWRAYFESKGYKTLAPAWPFKDGDAPSLRSRQPNDVDLATLTLKEVIDSYANVAKSLPEKPVIIGHSLGGLMTQILLNRDLASKAVAIHPVPPLGVFPYEFSFLKAGWKSLGLFTSLKKTYMMSFKDWQYAFVNGQPLEEQQAAYEKLTVPESKTVARGGLSSAAKVDWDKPHAPLLITSGSWDNIIPAHLNARNFKRYKKNGSVLEYKEFAGRNHNVLGQPGWQGDADYVLDWIQKH
- a CDS encoding helix-turn-helix transcriptional regulator, with amino-acid sequence MNDNDNDLKRLSRLTAILIQLQSKRLITATMLADKFEVSVRTIYRDIKALEQAGVPILTEEGKGYSIMEGYRLPPVMFTETEANALITAEQFILKDKDASFAKEYTAAINKIRSVLPHHTKDKVDLLSSRIIYKNNYEEVKTSKYLSQLQLALTNFNVTKISYYSPETDESTERKIQPFGLYNSAQENWLVMAYCELRKDYRAFRLDRIKSLELLPEKFEQHKMTLQKYFEEARIREEEKARNFKPD